The Verrucomicrobium spinosum DSM 4136 = JCM 18804 DNA segment CATGGGCTGCAGATGTCCCTTTGAGTGAAAAGGCCCCGGTCTCAGGGGCTGCATCCAGCCAGTCTTTGCTGGGCCAGACCATAGACTTCTTTGAGAGTGCAGGCACTTGGCAGCTGCACATAAATGCGCCTCACGCTCACGGTGATCAGGGCCGCGATTTTGAGCAACTTCAGCCGGATCGTGCCCACCGTGGCTGTAGCCAGAGGCGTGCCGTGCAAGGCCACCGCACGCATCTGGCTCAACAGCAAATAGGCAAAAGTCGAAAACCACAGACGCAACTGGTTGCTGCTCTTCCAGGCAGTGGAAGTGCGGTCGGCAAACAGGTCCAGCTGCTGTTCCTTGATGCGGTTCTCCATGTTGCCCCGGGCGCAATAGAAGCGTTCATACAACCCGCTGCCCGTGGCAAACTGCTCCTCCCCCTGCGCCCATGGCTCCCTGGAACTGATGTTGGTGACAATGAAGCGGGGGTTGGTCTTGCCCTGGGTTATTTCGGCCTTGCCGATGACACGCCGTTCCCGGCTCCAGGTCTTGAGCGTGCGGTAGCTCAACTCCTCAAACTCCCGTGCGGTTCCTTCCAGTTCGGGCGGAGCCTTGGCTCCGGCAGCTTTTGCAAGGCGCACCGCCTCGGCATCGAGCTTCGCGGCCGTCCGCCAGAAGGTGGGGACGAGCATCTCCTGCAAGCGGATGTTGCGGGCCAGTCCAAAAACATAGTACAGCTGCGGCTGGGTCTCGATCCAGCTCATGAGCTCATCGCGGCAGAACCCGCTGTCGGCACGCACAATGATGACCACCTGCCTGCCAAACCGGCCGCGGATGGCCTTCACGATCTTCTGGAGGGCCTCCAGGGTGCCGCCTGCCGCATCCCCGTCGGCGGTGCGCAACTGTGACCACAGAGGCACATCCCCACAAAAGCAATAAAGGGGCAGGTAACAGTAGCCTTTGTAGTAACCGTGATAGAAGCGGCCTTCCTGGTGGCCGTGAAGCAGGTCGTCGGTGGCATCAAAGTCCAGGACAATGACCCCGCTTTTGCGTGGGATGGCCGCCACCGCCATCTGCAAAAGCAGGTCTTGGATCCTGTCGGCATCAGCGTGGATCTTTTTGGTGAGCGCGTGTTCCTGGGCACCCAGCTCCATGCGGTTGAGGGTGCTCTTGCCCGCCAGGGGGCAGCCTGCATCCTGCGCATGATGCCGCTCCTGCCCCAAGACATCGGCCCGCCCGCAAGCGGCAGCCAGGAGGGGATCTCGGCGCAGACAGTCGTGGTCATTGAGGTCTTCGTAGCCCAGGGCCAGACCAAAAAATACGCTGACGCAGCATGCCCGCCAGATCGTGTTCGACGAAGCGCTGGTCGCGTCGGTCCGTGAAACAACCCGCCAGCTTCTCACACAGGCCCAGCTTCTGGTCGATCTGGCGCAACAGGAGGCTGCCCCCTTCACTGGAGAGGTAACCTCCCGAGAAATCCGCCTCCACACGCCTGCCACCCAGCGCTTGAAACTCCAACTTGGCCTGTGTACACTGTGTCGCTGCTTGAGTCTGGTGCATGCCTTGGTTTTTGCCTTGGTAATCAAAGACTAATGCGCCGCTGCACCCGGCTCAAGCTTCTCGCGTATGAGAAATGCGGGCTAGACGATGCGTTTTCCCTGATGGCATTGGCCTTTAGGCGGCGTATTTTGGCGATTGGCCTCCCTATCTTGTGTTGGATGACAGGAGACGTGCGACTGATTCCGCCTAAAGGCGGTACTCCAACAATGCCGCCTCCATCGACGTCAATTGCTTCCTTGAACCCCAACTGACGCACCGCCCCCTACTCCTTCACATCCGGCACGACGTCATCATCCGTAAAAAGCTCCCTGTCCGGCCCCGCAGACCTGACCTCCATGTCCTTGCTCGTGACGGAGTGAAACCAATAGGGCGTGCCCCATTCGTCCACGAGTTCTCCTTTGACGATGGCGGGGCAGTCTTTGGGCAGGAGGGCGGCACCTTTTTCGTTCTCCCCGAGCAGGGCGTTGACCACCAGCTCGTTGTGGCCAGTGGGAATGCCGCCCATCACCTGGCGGTACATGTAGATGGCTTTCTCCACATACTGGATTCGCTCCTCGGCAGGTTGGCCAGGCTTGCAAATCAGGCCAGAGAGTTCCGCGGCGGACTCATGCAGCACGACGGGAGGTGGCTGCGGCAGCACGGGGGACTTTACCGAAGGGCTCGAAGGTGCAGGCTCCGGTTTGGGCGGCCCGGACCCGTCCTGTCTGGTGATGTACCAGAGGACGACAGCCGATGCGACCACCACCAGCACGGCGATGACCGGCAACGCGCGCCCACGCGGAGGAGGAGAAGATGACATGAGATTCAGGAAATGACAGCACCCACCAGCCGGCCGCCGTCACCCCTCGTAGGCGGACGGCAGCCGGAGTCTTCAGCACAATCGCACAGGCCCGGGTCAGGCTTCAAGGAAGTCCATGTTGCCTGAGGTGATATTTGGCAGCGTCACGAAGCGGCTCAGGTTCGGGAAGATGTCGCCAAGAGTGCTGGCGTCCACCCCAAGCCAGCGCGCCATGATGGCGGCGTACTGGTCCACCGGTGTGCTCGGGATCCACAGGCCGCGGGTGCCCGTGGCATCGATGGAGTCCGTCACATTGCCCAGCTTGAGCACGGGGTACTTGCCATAGACCCGCTGTCCTTTGACAGCACCGCCCATGACGATGGCATGGCCGCCCCAGGCGTGGTCGCTTCCTGCGGTGTTGTCCGTCTTGTTGGGCGTGAAGGTGCGGGTGAAGTCGGAGGCGGTGAAGGTGACCACATTGTCCCAGACATTCCCCACTTCCGCGCCTTTGAGCGCGTCGGCAAATCCCTTGAGCGTGCAGTTCAGATTGTTCATCAACCCCGTGTGGCCTGCGGTGTTGCTGCCTGCGGGAATCTGGGAGATATGGGTATCGTACCCTCCATGCTGGACGAAGAAGATCTGGCGCGTGTTGCCCAGTGCCGAGCGCCCCGCGATGAGGCGGGCCACGAGCTTCATCTGATTGGCAAAGTCGTTGTTCGCGCTGAGGCCGGAACCGCTGAAGGCATTGGTGAAATAACTGTCCAGCGTCGTCGTGCCTGAGGCACCCACCGTGGACTGCAGCGCAGTGCCCACCATGCCCTCCGTGAGCCGTGCATTGAGGGCCACGCCGTTGTAGGCGTTTTCCATGAGGCTGGCATGCGTCATCTGCAGCACGTTCTCAAACGCCTTCAACCGGTGCCCCTGCTCGGTGTTCTTGTAGTTGCTGGCCTGGAAGAGCAGGCTCGGGTTGGTCACAGCGCTGGCGTAGTTCGTGCCATAGCCGGTGAAGTTCACCAGACCGCCGCTGGTCATGATGTATGGGGCCACCTGTCCCGCCGGGCTGACCTGGAAGCTGTTCACCCCGGAGATCGAGATGTTCATCGAGGCGTTGCCCGAAGAGGGGTTGTACGCCGGGTCGAGGAGCTCGGCCACACGTCCACCCCAGCCGCTGGTGAAGGGCTTGTCGGGAATGGAGCTCTGCCACTGCACCTGCTGGTCCGAGTGCGAGTAGAGTTGCGGGGGCTTGGGGGCGGAGGAGTAGTTGGCCCGCGTCACTCCGGGAAAGGTGAGCGTGCCCACGTTGGCGATGAAGGCGAGGTCGCCCGCATCGAACATGGACTTCACGTGCGTGAACTTCGGGTGCACCCCCAGCGTGCCCAGATAGCCGCCCAACGGATCGCACTCGGCGATGTTGGTGGCATTGAGCTGGAGCGCATTGAGCGACGTGGTGGCATGGGTCGTGGGAATGGTCAGCATGCCGCGGCCGGCTTCGTAGTCCGTACGGGCCGTGCCACTGAAGGGCAGCAGCATGTTGTTGGAGTCGTTGCCCCCGTTGAGGAAGACGCAGATCAGGGCCTTGTACCCGCCTCCGGAAGACTGCGCATTGAGCGCACCCTGCATGAGGTTCAGGTGGGCCAGGGTATTCACCATGCTGGTGATGCCCATGGCAGAGCAGCCGGTCTTGACGAGGAACTGACGGCGGTTGGGCTCGTTCTTTTTGGGAAAATTGAGGTGCATGGAAGAAACAGGTTGGAATTGAAGTCTGGACGGTGACATCGGGACCCGCCGTCCGGCACATCCGGGCGGCAGATCATTCCGGTTATTTCAACACCACGGCCTGGGGCAGCGTGGCCAGGAGGTAGAAGGTGTTCCTCACGCGGGTGCGCGCATCGTTGGCGAAATTCGTCGCATCTGTCGTGTGCCGGTTGTTGGCCGCGATCAAGTTCACACCATCAATGATGGACTTGCGCGGGTTGGACGTCGAGGAGCTCCCGTAAGCCGACTTCAGATAGCCAGCGGAGAGGAGGCTGTCGCCGAAGTCCACAATCACCTTCACCGCCTCCGCGTGGGCTGCCTGCTTCTGCGTGGTGCCCGGGGTGGCCGGCACCGCCGCAGGTGCATACTGGGCCGCGAGCGCCGTGGTGTAGGTGGTCGTGTACAGGGAGATCAGCTCATCAAACTTCGGAATCAGATTGTCCACCTGCTTGTAGAGACTGCCCGGGGAGTTGGTTCCAGGAGTGAACTGGGTGGCCGTGAAGTAGCCCTTGTCCACCGCCCACTGGGGAATGGAGAGCTGCACTCCTGTGCCTGTCTGATAGCCGGCAATGTTGGGCAGGTCATCCAGGTTCCGTCCGGCATTGGCCGTGGGAGGCACGGAGGCGAAGATGGTGTTGTAGTGGCCGTTGACCACGTTCACCACATTGGACTCTGTCGCCACCTGGAGCTCAGGTGCCACCAGGCCTGCGGAAGCCAGCGGTCCAGGCATCACGTAGTCCGGAAGGAACCAGTTGAACACGCTGGGGGCGCGCTGCGGAGACTGGGTGATGGACGACTGCGTGTCGAAGAACCGGAAGCGCAGGGCCCCCGCCGGGAACTTGTTGTATTCCGATACCGGATACGCCGTGGTGACCGGGGACTCCAGCGAGGTGAAGGCGATCGGCACCGTGGTGAGGTTCACCAGAGGAAGGCCGGTGTAGCACTTCAAGGAGCGCAGCATGGAGGTGAAGTGGAGCAGAGGCTCCTTCACCTTTCCAGATGCCACCGTCCCATCCGCGATGGAGAGGCTGCGGGCCTCATAGTCCAGCAGGATGGCCTTGATCACCTCACCCAGATCTCCGCAGGTGTTCTTGTACACGTTGGAAACGCGATACAGGTAGCCGGAGCTGGGGTTCGAGGTGGTAAACCGCTGGATGAGCAGACGGCTGATGAAGACCGGGGTGTTCGGATGGCCGTTGTAAGTGCCGCCGGAGAGGGGGCCTGCCAGGGCGTTGAGGGCATCCGTGATGTCCGCCAGGCCTTCCGACTCCGGCGTGGTGTTGTTCGTCCGGGCGGGGATGGCCACCTGACCGGCCTTGCCGTTGAAGAGCGTTTTGGCGCCAAAGTCATGATAGGCATCAAACATCTTCAGCGGGTTCATCCACGCGGCCTGCCAGTAGCGTGTGGAGGTGCTGGACTGGAAGAAGTTTGTGTTGTCCTGAAGCGCACCCACCGTCTGGCTGGAGGGGTTGGGATAGGTGGGTGCCGTCACGCTGGCGTAACGCTTGCCAAAGGCAAAGCCGGTGAAGACGCGGGCCAGCTCCGTGATGTCGGGCTGGTCATACGTGGCGATCGGCAGGCCGTTGTTGTCCAGTTTCAAGCTGCCATCCAGATGGCGTTGCACCAGACCAATGGAGAACAGCTGCATCACCTCACGGGCGTAGTTTTCATCCGGCCGGATGTTGCCCGTTGCTTTCTGATTGCGCAGGAAGCTCAGGTAATAAGCCATCACCGGGCTCTGGCTCACGTTGGAGAGGATCTGGCGATACCGGCCAAAAGCACCCTGCGACAGCATGTCCCAATAGTGGGCCATCCCGTAGTGGTTGGTCTGCAAGGTGGAGTCGTTTTCCGACACCACCACGATTTCACTCAAGGCCAGGGCCATGCGCTGACGGAGCTGGTCCTTGCTCTGTAGCACCAGCGTCCACCACTCCCTCCGGCGGTTGGCATAGTTGGGGTAGTTGTTCTGGTGGATGGTGCTGGCCACCCAGGCGGTGCCATTCCATGAAAAGGAACCGGCTCCGAACTGCGGGTCACGGTTGTAGTTGATCGGCTTGTTGCCCCGCAGATAAAAGTCCTCCATGTCTGCGGCCTGCACCAGGGTGGTGAAGGAAGGCGAAGGGGTCTGCCCCAGGTCCATCTGCTTGTTGATCCAGGCGGTGTAGCCAGCGAGCGCGTCGTTGCCGTTGGCAGCAATGAGGTCCTTCACCTCCTGGATGCTCTCCGGCGTAGGGCCATAGGTGGCCTGAAGCAGGAAACGGACGATGTCGCGGTCCAGGTTGGATCCCGTGAGGATCGGCCAGCCTGTGCTGCCATAGACCGGCGGGGCGGGTGGGGCCGGAGGCTCGGCCACGGAACCGTTGGCAGGGGCAAAGTTTCCTCGAATCTCACCGCTTCCGTAGTTGGCCGTGTGCACGTTGATGTACACGTACCCGTTGAAGAGGGCGTTGAGCGTGGCTTGCGCGGTGTTCCAGCCACCGACGGGTTCCGGCACGATGGTGTACACGTGGTCGGTCACCTGGCCGAGCTCCAGGCTTTCCACGATCGGTCCACTCGCCTGAGCATCCGCCGCAGGCGCCGCATGCAGGTGGGAGGCACTCTGGAGGGAGGTCAG contains these protein-coding regions:
- a CDS encoding DUF1800 family protein produces the protein MMRPSSLCKIKGMTAALGLAATSVLLVHGAADSNNDGYDDVWQNRYGITVATYPLAEDADGDGATNLAESVAGTNPSDPLDVLKVGEVSASGGNFQVSVKTQTGKRYVLESSTAPNGPTWTAEGSPLTGTGVSQSFTVPLGSGTAPKFFRVIAGDQDTDGDGVSDWAEGQMTTSPTLANSPNNASGGVGTDGATLNSLLSISASVVTPSAYEKEGTAAVVRLTRSDSSMPLLVSFVLAGNSDAALGSASASDYVLKDGAGGAISGTSFTIPAGAAQYDVRVTPTTDSSNEVPEVLRFTFQSVSGGVTTPLGTAQVDIRDATNTEANRRLFVAYLGREGGAITTATGVATLMLNGDNTLAVVNSSFGNLTSLQSASHLHAAPAADAQASGPIVESLELGQVTDHVYTIVPEPVGGWNTAQATLNALFNGYVYINVHTANYGSGEIRGNFAPANGSVAEPPAPPAPPVYGSTGWPILTGSNLDRDIVRFLLQATYGPTPESIQEVKDLIAANGNDALAGYTAWINKQMDLGQTPSPSFTTLVQAADMEDFYLRGNKPINYNRDPQFGAGSFSWNGTAWVASTIHQNNYPNYANRRREWWTLVLQSKDQLRQRMALALSEIVVVSENDSTLQTNHYGMAHYWDMLSQGAFGRYRQILSNVSQSPVMAYYLSFLRNQKATGNIRPDENYAREVMQLFSIGLVQRHLDGSLKLDNNGLPIATYDQPDITELARVFTGFAFGKRYASVTAPTYPNPSSQTVGALQDNTNFFQSSTSTRYWQAAWMNPLKMFDAYHDFGAKTLFNGKAGQVAIPARTNNTTPESEGLADITDALNALAGPLSGGTYNGHPNTPVFISRLLIQRFTTSNPSSGYLYRVSNVYKNTCGDLGEVIKAILLDYEARSLSIADGTVASGKVKEPLLHFTSMLRSLKCYTGLPLVNLTTVPIAFTSLESPVTTAYPVSEYNKFPAGALRFRFFDTQSSITQSPQRAPSVFNWFLPDYVMPGPLASAGLVAPELQVATESNVVNVVNGHYNTIFASVPPTANAGRNLDDLPNIAGYQTGTGVQLSIPQWAVDKGYFTATQFTPGTNSPGSLYKQVDNLIPKFDELISLYTTTYTTALAAQYAPAAVPATPGTTQKQAAHAEAVKVIVDFGDSLLSAGYLKSAYGSSSTSNPRKSIIDGVNLIAANNRHTTDATNFANDARTRVRNTFYLLATLPQAVVLK
- a CDS encoding DUF1501 domain-containing protein, encoding MHLNFPKKNEPNRRQFLVKTGCSAMGITSMVNTLAHLNLMQGALNAQSSGGGYKALICVFLNGGNDSNNMLLPFSGTARTDYEAGRGMLTIPTTHATTSLNALQLNATNIAECDPLGGYLGTLGVHPKFTHVKSMFDAGDLAFIANVGTLTFPGVTRANYSSAPKPPQLYSHSDQQVQWQSSIPDKPFTSGWGGRVAELLDPAYNPSSGNASMNISISGVNSFQVSPAGQVAPYIMTSGGLVNFTGYGTNYASAVTNPSLLFQASNYKNTEQGHRLKAFENVLQMTHASLMENAYNGVALNARLTEGMVGTALQSTVGASGTTTLDSYFTNAFSGSGLSANNDFANQMKLVARLIAGRSALGNTRQIFFVQHGGYDTHISQIPAGSNTAGHTGLMNNLNCTLKGFADALKGAEVGNVWDNVVTFTASDFTRTFTPNKTDNTAGSDHAWGGHAIVMGGAVKGQRVYGKYPVLKLGNVTDSIDATGTRGLWIPSTPVDQYAAIMARWLGVDASTLGDIFPNLSRFVTLPNITSGNMDFLEA
- a CDS encoding type II secretion system protein GspG, producing MSSSPPPRGRALPVIAVLVVVASAVVLWYITRQDGSGPPKPEPAPSSPSVKSPVLPQPPPVVLHESAAELSGLICKPGQPAEERIQYVEKAIYMYRQVMGGIPTGHNELVVNALLGENEKGAALLPKDCPAIVKGELVDEWGTPYWFHSVTSKDMEVRSAGPDRELFTDDDVVPDVKE